A portion of the Caenorhabditis elegans chromosome III genome contains these proteins:
- the B0284.3 gene encoding RRM domain-containing protein (Partially confirmed by transcript evidence) gives MARPSVNNPQAQASGPSGRRRSRAPVTQPTSPPLPPSVKRVFQVKNLPTNVSQNDMDELFSSFNPTKVLLHSNAAGIFRKWSQSPLEDLKLDI, from the exons ATGGCGAGACCATCTGTAAACAATCCTCAAGCTCAAGCGAGTGGGCCGTCTGGGCGTCGCCGGTCCCGAGCTCCTGTCACCCAGCCAACATCTCCTCCATTGCCACCAAGTGTAAAAAGAgttttccaagtgaaaaaccTTCCAACGAATGTGTCCCAG aacgatATGGACGAACTATTCTCCTCATTCAATCCGACAAAAGTCCTGCTGCACTCCAATGCTGCAGGCATATTTAGGAAATGGTCGCAGTCTCCGCTTGAGGACCTAAAACtggatatttaa